From one Streptomyces sp. R41 genomic stretch:
- the serC gene encoding phosphoserine transaminase, whose protein sequence is MADIQIPADIKPADGRFGAGPSKVRTEALDALAATGSSLLGTSHRQAPVKNLVGKVRDGVRELFSLPDGYEVVLGNGGSTAFWDIATHGLIENKSQHLSFGEFSSKFAKAAKLAPWLAEPTVIASDPGTHPEPQAEAGVDVYAFTHNETSTGVAAPIKRVQGADEGSLVLVDATSGAGGLPVDIAETDVYYFAPQKSFASDGGLWIGVFSPAAIERAERIHASGRHVPEFFSLPTAIDNSRKNQTYNTPALATLFLLNEQLEWINGQGGLDWSTARTKDSSTRLYTWAEDSKYATPFVADPAKRSQVIGTIDFADEIDAAAVAKTLRANGIVDTEPYRKLGRNQLRIAMFPAVDPADVEALTKCVDYVIEKL, encoded by the coding sequence GTGGCTGATATCCAGATTCCCGCTGACATCAAGCCCGCCGACGGACGATTCGGCGCGGGCCCCTCCAAGGTGCGTACGGAGGCGCTTGACGCGCTGGCCGCGACCGGTAGCTCTCTGCTCGGTACGTCCCACCGCCAGGCCCCGGTGAAGAACCTGGTCGGCAAGGTCCGTGACGGCGTACGCGAGCTGTTCTCGCTCCCCGACGGATACGAGGTCGTCCTCGGCAACGGCGGCTCCACCGCGTTCTGGGACATCGCGACCCACGGCCTGATCGAGAACAAGTCGCAGCACCTCAGCTTCGGCGAGTTCAGCTCGAAGTTCGCCAAGGCGGCCAAGCTCGCCCCCTGGCTGGCCGAGCCGACCGTGATCGCGAGCGACCCCGGCACCCACCCTGAGCCCCAGGCCGAGGCGGGCGTCGACGTCTACGCCTTCACCCACAACGAGACCTCGACCGGTGTCGCGGCCCCGATCAAGCGTGTGCAGGGCGCCGACGAGGGCTCCCTCGTGCTTGTGGACGCCACGTCAGGCGCCGGCGGCCTCCCGGTCGACATCGCCGAGACCGACGTCTACTACTTCGCCCCGCAGAAGTCCTTCGCCTCCGACGGCGGCCTGTGGATCGGCGTCTTCTCCCCGGCCGCCATCGAGCGCGCCGAGCGGATCCACGCGTCCGGCCGCCACGTCCCGGAGTTCTTCAGCCTCCCCACGGCGATCGACAACTCCCGCAAGAACCAGACGTACAACACCCCGGCCCTCGCCACCCTCTTCCTGCTGAACGAGCAGCTGGAGTGGATCAACGGCCAGGGCGGCCTGGACTGGTCCACGGCCCGCACGAAGGACTCCTCGACCCGCCTCTACACCTGGGCCGAGGACTCCAAGTACGCCACGCCCTTCGTCGCCGACCCGGCCAAGCGCTCGCAGGTCATCGGCACGATCGACTTCGCCGACGAGATCGACGCCGCCGCCGTCGCCAAGACCCTCCGTGCCAACGGCATCGTCGACACCGAGCCCTACCGCAAGCTCGGCCGCAACCAGCTCCGCATCGCGATGTTCCCCGCGGTCGACCCGGCGGACGTCGAGGCACTGACGAAGTGCGTCGACTACGTGATCGAGAAGCTGTAG
- a CDS encoding cellulase family glycosylhydrolase, with product MFRSLRRARGLRRALCAAAAALLLPLAGAQTAHAAAPGAGYWHTSGRQILDAANQPVRIAGINWFGFETGNYVVHGLWSRDYKSMIDQMKSLGYNTIRLPYSDDLFKGAGAVPNSIDFSGGKNADLQGLNSLQVMDKIVSYAGQDGLKVILDRHRPDSGGQSALWYTSAVPESTWISDLKALAARYAGQDTVIGIDLHNEPHDPACWGCGDTATDWRLAAQRAGNAVLSVNRDLLVFVEGVQTYAGVSGWWGGNLMGAGQYPVQLDVANRVVYSAHDYATSVAQQSWFSDPSFPDNMPGVWDKYWGYLFKQNIAPVWVGEFGTTLQSTVDQKWLAALVSYLRPTSTYGADSVSWTFWSWNPNSGDTGGILKDDWVTVDTVKDGYLASIKAPGFPSTGGGGGGGGGTAACSAAYTVSSDWGSGFNADVKVTDTGTAAIKSWKVTWTWSGSEKVTNMWNATYTQSGATVTAVNADHNGAIAVGGSVSFGFGGAPGGGAVPAVSCTAT from the coding sequence ATGTTCCGCAGCCTCCGAAGAGCACGAGGTTTACGAAGGGCGCTGTGTGCTGCCGCCGCCGCGCTCCTGTTGCCGCTGGCGGGCGCGCAGACCGCCCATGCCGCAGCCCCCGGCGCCGGTTACTGGCACACCAGCGGCCGGCAGATCCTCGACGCGGCGAACCAGCCCGTACGCATCGCCGGGATCAACTGGTTCGGCTTCGAGACCGGCAACTACGTGGTCCACGGCCTCTGGTCACGCGACTACAAGAGCATGATCGACCAGATGAAGTCGCTGGGCTACAACACCATCCGACTCCCTTACAGCGACGACCTGTTCAAGGGTGCTGGTGCCGTGCCCAACAGCATCGACTTCTCCGGCGGCAAGAACGCCGACCTGCAAGGGCTCAACTCTCTCCAGGTCATGGACAAGATCGTGTCGTACGCCGGTCAGGACGGCCTCAAGGTCATCCTCGACCGGCACCGCCCGGACTCGGGCGGCCAGTCGGCGCTCTGGTACACCTCCGCCGTCCCGGAGTCGACGTGGATCAGTGATCTGAAGGCCCTGGCGGCGCGCTACGCCGGACAGGACACCGTCATCGGCATCGACCTGCACAACGAGCCCCACGATCCGGCCTGTTGGGGCTGCGGCGACACGGCGACGGACTGGCGGCTGGCCGCGCAACGGGCCGGGAACGCCGTGCTGTCGGTCAACCGGGATCTGCTGGTCTTCGTGGAGGGCGTGCAGACGTACGCCGGGGTGTCGGGCTGGTGGGGCGGCAACCTGATGGGAGCCGGGCAGTACCCGGTGCAGCTGGATGTGGCGAACCGGGTCGTGTACTCCGCCCACGACTACGCCACCAGCGTGGCCCAGCAGAGCTGGTTCAGTGATCCGTCCTTCCCCGACAACATGCCAGGGGTGTGGGACAAGTACTGGGGCTACCTCTTCAAGCAGAACATCGCGCCGGTGTGGGTCGGCGAATTCGGTACGACGCTTCAGTCGACCGTGGACCAGAAGTGGCTGGCGGCCCTGGTCTCGTATCTGCGCCCGACGAGTACGTACGGCGCCGACAGCGTCTCCTGGACCTTCTGGTCGTGGAACCCCAACTCCGGTGACACGGGCGGCATCCTCAAGGACGACTGGGTGACCGTGGACACGGTGAAGGACGGGTACCTCGCCAGCATCAAGGCGCCGGGGTTTCCGAGTACTGGTGGTGGGGGCGGAGGTGGCGGCGGCACGGCTGCTTGCAGTGCCGCCTACACCGTCAGCAGTGACTGGGGCAGTGGCTTCAACGCCGACGTGAAGGTGACCGACACGGGGACGGCCGCGATCAAGTCCTGGAAAGTGACGTGGACTTGGAGCGGTTCCGAGAAGGTCACGAACATGTGGAACGCGACGTACACGCAGAGCGGGGCGACCGTCACCGCTGTCAACGCCGATCACAACGGGGCGATCGCGGTGGGCGGTTCGGTGAGCTTCGGGTTCGGGGGAGCGCCGGGAGGTGGTGCGGTACCCGCGGTTTCCTGTACGGCGACATGA
- a CDS encoding PPOX class F420-dependent oxidoreductase produces MSSAPTPSPELAPLAKQYAVLLTSHKKDGTGVGTPVNIAVEGDHAYFRTPGSTWKVKRLRNNPEVEIAPSTFRGAPTGPEIHARTRLLDHGSEEDKHAAKLLRHKYPFMQGLFVPLAHKVMRTPTLHYEVRPLEE; encoded by the coding sequence ATGAGCAGTGCCCCGACTCCGAGCCCCGAGCTCGCCCCACTCGCCAAGCAGTACGCCGTCCTGCTGACGAGTCACAAGAAGGACGGCACGGGCGTCGGCACCCCGGTGAACATCGCCGTCGAGGGTGACCACGCGTACTTCCGCACCCCGGGCAGCACCTGGAAGGTCAAGCGCCTGCGCAACAACCCGGAGGTGGAGATCGCTCCCTCCACCTTCCGTGGCGCACCCACCGGGCCCGAGATCCACGCCCGGACGCGGCTACTCGACCACGGCAGTGAGGAGGACAAGCACGCGGCGAAACTGCTGCGGCACAAGTACCCGTTCATGCAAGGCCTCTTCGTACCGCTGGCCCACAAGGTGATGCGGACGCCGACGCTGCACTACGAAGTACGGCCGCTGGAGGAGTAG
- a CDS encoding WD40 repeat domain-containing protein, producing the protein MRPSPSLLAGAVLVVALAAPAVADSADEGFTIKDPRITESSGLAASHAHPGIYWTHNDSDDGAYLYAVDSRTGQTVATITMSGVGAPRDVEAISIGPDDSLYVGDIGDNLGGKWDHVWIYKLPEPKVLKDQTIRATQYVVKYSDGPRNAESLMVHPKTGRVYIVDKNEDGGHLYQGPAQLSASGTNVFEPVATVDLWATDGAFSPDGKQLAVRGYFGGISYDWNGGKIKRQGRLNVPLQGQGESVTYTPDGSELMYGSEGANSSVQPESVPGYSGSGSKSPSKGGGSASGSDGDGLSGGFKVGAIAVAAAFAVVIGFRRLLRRN; encoded by the coding sequence ATGCGCCCATCGCCTTCGCTTCTCGCCGGAGCCGTCCTCGTCGTCGCCCTGGCGGCGCCGGCCGTCGCCGACAGCGCGGACGAGGGGTTCACGATCAAGGATCCCAGGATCACCGAGTCCAGCGGACTCGCCGCCTCGCACGCCCACCCCGGCATCTACTGGACCCACAACGACAGCGACGACGGGGCGTACCTGTACGCCGTCGACAGCAGGACGGGCCAGACCGTCGCCACCATCACCATGAGCGGGGTCGGCGCCCCCCGGGATGTCGAGGCCATCTCCATCGGCCCGGACGACAGCCTCTACGTCGGTGACATCGGGGACAACCTCGGCGGCAAGTGGGACCACGTGTGGATCTACAAGCTGCCCGAGCCGAAGGTGCTCAAGGACCAGACGATCCGCGCCACGCAGTACGTCGTGAAGTACTCGGACGGGCCGCGGAACGCCGAGTCGCTGATGGTCCATCCCAAGACCGGGCGCGTCTACATCGTCGACAAGAACGAGGACGGCGGCCACCTCTACCAGGGCCCCGCCCAGCTCTCCGCCTCCGGCACCAACGTCTTCGAGCCCGTCGCCACGGTCGACCTCTGGGCAACCGACGGCGCCTTCTCGCCCGACGGCAAGCAGCTCGCCGTACGCGGGTACTTCGGCGGGATCTCGTACGACTGGAACGGCGGGAAGATCAAACGCCAGGGGCGGCTGAACGTCCCCCTGCAGGGGCAGGGCGAGTCCGTCACCTACACCCCCGACGGGTCCGAGCTCATGTACGGGAGCGAGGGCGCGAACAGCAGCGTGCAGCCGGAGAGCGTGCCCGGGTACAGCGGGTCCGGGTCCAAGTCGCCTTCGAAGGGCGGCGGTTCGGCCTCCGGCAGTGACGGCGACGGGCTGAGCGGCGGGTTCAAGGTCGGCGCCATCGCGGTCGCAGCCGCCTTCGCCGTCGTCATCGGCTTCAGGCGGCTGCTGCGCCGGAACTGA
- a CDS encoding SGNH/GDSL hydrolase family protein has product MLRFMPVGDSMTIGSAGEHTWRYRMWQHLRATYGGPFKIVGPRETLYDKATDSPDSYEYADPDFPRAHLAGWGEGWLHMAPLIGEAVRAQRADVLLVSLGLIDLGFYTNAAQTADNARAFIEQARAANPRIRMVLLPVIPNVRAESDAPFAAEVASFNELLAKTVADLDEPRSPLLLASPPPSYDINFDTYDGTHPNASGEHKIAEGFAEAMYQAWDLGEPYEAETA; this is encoded by the coding sequence ATGCTCAGGTTCATGCCCGTCGGCGACTCCATGACGATCGGTAGCGCGGGCGAACACACATGGCGTTACCGAATGTGGCAGCACCTGCGCGCGACGTACGGGGGCCCGTTCAAGATCGTCGGTCCGCGCGAGACGCTCTACGACAAGGCGACGGACTCCCCCGACTCCTACGAGTACGCGGACCCGGACTTCCCCCGCGCCCACCTGGCCGGCTGGGGTGAGGGCTGGCTGCACATGGCCCCACTGATAGGCGAGGCGGTCCGCGCGCAGCGCGCCGACGTCCTGCTCGTCTCCCTCGGCCTGATCGACCTCGGCTTCTACACGAACGCGGCCCAGACCGCGGACAACGCCCGCGCCTTCATCGAGCAGGCCCGCGCCGCGAACCCGCGCATCCGCATGGTCCTGCTCCCGGTGATACCGAATGTCCGCGCCGAGTCCGACGCCCCCTTCGCCGCCGAGGTCGCCTCCTTCAACGAACTCCTCGCCAAGACCGTGGCCGACCTCGACGAGCCCCGCTCCCCGCTCCTCCTGGCCTCCCCACCGCCCTCGTACGACATCAACTTCGACACGTACGACGGCACGCATCCGAACGCGAGCGGCGAGCACAAGATCGCGGAGGGCTTCGCGGAGGCGATGTACCAGGCGTGGGACCTCGGCGAGCCGTACGAGGCCGAAACCGCCTGA
- a CDS encoding Uma2 family endonuclease → MTVLEDRIEMAESRESTGELTLDTMFEWLEKGPIPEGYKVEIVGGHIFMSPQRDTHWEIIAAIYDQLRDKYPRQRVKSDVRIDYPGYLNGFASDVTLLARDAEQNEKGLWRYQEVVFVAEVVSKSTAANDYGPKKTAYARAEVPVYIIVDPYQGRSHIFTQPKDGDYMTELKIAFGLAVDLTDTVVGLTLKTDEFPRD, encoded by the coding sequence ATGACCGTCCTTGAAGACAGGATCGAGATGGCCGAGAGCAGGGAGAGCACCGGCGAGCTCACGCTCGACACGATGTTCGAGTGGCTTGAGAAGGGTCCCATCCCCGAGGGTTACAAGGTTGAAATCGTCGGGGGGCACATCTTCATGTCACCGCAGCGGGACACCCACTGGGAGATCATCGCAGCCATCTATGACCAACTGCGGGACAAGTACCCACGCCAGCGCGTGAAGTCCGACGTACGCATCGACTACCCCGGCTACCTCAACGGCTTCGCAAGCGATGTCACGCTACTCGCCAGGGACGCCGAGCAGAACGAGAAGGGCCTCTGGCGTTACCAGGAAGTCGTTTTCGTGGCCGAGGTCGTCTCCAAAAGCACCGCCGCCAACGACTACGGCCCCAAGAAGACGGCGTACGCACGTGCCGAGGTCCCCGTCTACATCATCGTCGACCCCTACCAGGGCAGGAGCCACATCTTCACCCAGCCCAAGGACGGCGACTACATGACCGAGTTGAAGATCGCGTTCGGTCTCGCCGTGGACCTCACTGACACGGTGGTCGGCCTCACCCTCAAGACAGACGAATTCCCCCGGGACTGA
- a CDS encoding GNAT family N-acetyltransferase produces the protein MIANSPIPPAVPAGQLARTPQPVLDLPHGLELRPWLPGDADALVAAGQDPAIRQWNLLHVESLDDARKRIERMHERWQAEQGAIWAIARSGGGDCGGKAMGLIGWNDIDLTGGSAEIVYWILPAARGGGVVVEAVKRIGRWALEDLGLHRLRLCHSVANPASCRVAAKAGYSLEGTMRGALLHADGWHDQHLHALVQGDSAS, from the coding sequence ATGATCGCCAACTCGCCCATACCCCCCGCTGTTCCCGCCGGTCAGTTGGCCCGGACCCCGCAACCAGTACTCGACCTCCCCCACGGCCTGGAGCTGCGTCCCTGGCTCCCCGGCGACGCCGACGCGCTGGTGGCCGCGGGCCAGGATCCGGCGATTCGCCAATGGAACCTCCTGCACGTGGAGTCACTCGACGACGCGCGCAAGAGGATCGAGCGGATGCACGAGCGCTGGCAGGCCGAGCAGGGCGCGATCTGGGCCATCGCACGGTCGGGCGGCGGCGACTGCGGCGGCAAGGCCATGGGACTCATCGGGTGGAACGACATCGATCTCACCGGCGGCAGCGCCGAGATCGTCTACTGGATTCTGCCCGCGGCCCGTGGCGGCGGTGTCGTGGTCGAGGCCGTGAAGCGCATCGGCCGGTGGGCCCTTGAGGACCTCGGGCTGCACCGCCTGCGGCTGTGCCACTCGGTGGCCAACCCGGCGTCCTGCCGCGTGGCGGCCAAGGCCGGATACTCGCTCGAAGGCACCATGCGCGGCGCGCTGCTGCACGCGGACGGCTGGCACGACCAGCACCTGCACGCGCTCGTCCAGGGGGACAGTGCCTCCTAG
- a CDS encoding cyclopropane-fatty-acyl-phospholipid synthase family protein: MTALELAALVRPDHYPRSSAYDPAWLLGLDMGPNPLWLLEDLARDLDLRPGMRVLDLGSGKGATSVFLAREYGVQVVAADWWVGADEAAAVFAAAGVGGQVEAVRAEAHQLPFREGSFDAIVSIDAFEYFGTADSYLPYLVRFLRPGGQLGIATPALTREVRELGAIPPHIKAVVGWEAIAWHTPEWWRFQWEITELVTVTSARLQEDAWRDWLLWSRACAEHLPEGRAAQQPVIDMLTADSGEYLSFALVTARTTART, encoded by the coding sequence GTGACCGCCCTTGAACTCGCCGCGCTCGTACGCCCGGACCACTACCCCCGCTCATCCGCCTACGACCCCGCCTGGCTGCTCGGCCTCGACATGGGGCCCAACCCCCTGTGGCTCCTGGAGGACCTCGCCAGGGACCTGGATCTGCGGCCCGGCATGCGGGTCCTCGACCTCGGGTCGGGGAAGGGGGCGACTTCGGTGTTCCTCGCGCGGGAGTACGGCGTACAGGTCGTCGCGGCCGACTGGTGGGTCGGGGCGGACGAGGCGGCGGCCGTCTTCGCGGCGGCGGGCGTCGGCGGCCAGGTGGAGGCCGTACGGGCCGAGGCGCATCAACTGCCCTTCCGGGAGGGGAGTTTCGACGCGATCGTGAGCATCGACGCGTTCGAGTACTTCGGTACGGCGGACAGCTATCTGCCGTACCTGGTGCGATTTCTGCGTCCCGGTGGCCAACTGGGCATTGCCACACCGGCGTTGACCCGCGAGGTCCGCGAACTCGGCGCGATACCCCCGCACATCAAGGCGGTGGTCGGCTGGGAGGCCATCGCCTGGCACACCCCGGAGTGGTGGCGGTTCCAGTGGGAGATCACCGAACTGGTCACCGTGACGTCCGCGCGGCTGCAGGAGGATGCCTGGCGGGACTGGCTGCTGTGGAGCCGGGCGTGCGCCGAGCACCTGCCGGAGGGGCGGGCCGCGCAACAGCCCGTCATCGACATGCTGACCGCCGACTCGGGCGAGTACCTTTCCTTCGCGCTGGTGACGGCGCGGACCACTGCCCGGACCTGA